The following coding sequences lie in one Spirosoma sp. KUDC1026 genomic window:
- a CDS encoding helix-turn-helix domain-containing protein: MGKPRTIELQPAERQALEQAFRSDTSHAFRQRCQIVLFKSEGRTSKEVAQLVKQHYVSVNAWLNRYQQAGLNGLRTKPGRGRKALLDKQTDATLVRQVVQNERQRLNQAKAQIESRTGRSMSLKTLQRFLKNLTVLTDASD, translated from the coding sequence TTGGGAAAACCGCGCACTATCGAACTCCAACCCGCCGAACGGCAAGCCCTTGAACAAGCGTTTCGCAGCGACACCTCCCATGCCTTTCGCCAACGTTGCCAGATCGTCTTGTTCAAAAGTGAGGGCCGTACCTCCAAAGAAGTTGCTCAACTCGTTAAACAGCACTATGTCTCGGTCAATGCCTGGTTAAACCGTTATCAACAAGCGGGACTCAACGGCCTGCGGACCAAACCCGGACGAGGGCGTAAAGCCCTGCTTGACAAGCAAACCGATGCCACTTTAGTACGACAGGTAGTGCAGAACGAACGGCAGCGACTGAATCAGGCTAAAGCGCAGATTGAGTCTCGAACGGGTCGTTCCATGAGCCTAAAGACCTTGCAACGCTTTTTAAAAAACTTGACGGTTCTTACCGACGCATCAGACTGA
- a CDS encoding DUF2141 domain-containing protein yields the protein MLILLSLLSLFIDTPHSTPVAPKVTLSVEVQDIQSKEGTVFVALFKPGKDFPEGTPFEGKKSAVGGKSALVTFSVEPGNYAVAVYHDENNNGKMDKRMFGIPKEPYGFSQNFRPTVAAPKFSDCQFTVGQADKKISIQIK from the coding sequence ATGCTCATTTTGCTTTCGCTTCTCAGTCTATTTATTGACACGCCCCACTCGACACCAGTGGCACCCAAAGTCACGTTAAGCGTTGAGGTACAAGACATCCAGTCGAAAGAGGGCACTGTTTTCGTAGCGTTGTTCAAACCGGGCAAAGACTTTCCGGAGGGAACACCATTTGAAGGAAAAAAATCGGCTGTCGGCGGGAAAAGTGCATTAGTCACGTTTTCCGTCGAGCCCGGTAATTATGCCGTTGCCGTCTATCACGACGAAAATAACAACGGCAAGATGGACAAACGGATGTTTGGTATTCCCAAAGAGCCCTACGGCTTCAGTCAGAACTTCAGGCCAACCGTAGCAGCCCCCAAATTCAGTGATTGTCAGTTTACGGTCGGGCAGGCTGATAAGAAGATCAGTATTCAGATAAAGTAG